CATAATCTTCTGACTGACTTCCCATTCTTCTCCATTCAGGAGCACAGCCATCCTTTTCTTGTTACACTGGACCTAAGCTCTAACCGCATGGCCAAGCTACCAGTTGAGGACATTGCAGCTCTGCCAGCTTCAGTTCAAGGTGGACTATTCTTGCACAACAACAGTCTGATCTGTGACTGTGCAATGTATAGCATGTTCAAGCAATGGGAGCAAAAAAACTTCATCTCAGTCAGGGATTACCAAGTGGAGCATACATGCTTAGTATATGGGGAACCCCGTGCCACAGTGCAGTTTCTTGAACACACTCGCTTCTTTGAAAACTGCACTGTAAAGGGACAGAACCAGTTGGGGGAAACAGAGAATAATGTGAAAGTGGACGTGGGAGACCCAGTGTTGCTGGAATGTAAGACTTCACTGAAGGGGCAGCATCTCACCTACCAGTGGGTATCCCCACACAGGGAATATATTGTCCCACCAGGCAACAATGATGCAATGCGAATGTATGCAAATGGCAGCCTGGAGATTACTGCAGTACGAGTGAAAGACTCTGGCGTGTATTGGTGTATGGCACTGGACCGCCAAAATTTACAGAACGAGACATGGGAAGTAAACATCACAGTGATGACGCATTCCCATGAGCCTGAGCCCTTCAACACTGGCTTTACCACTTTGTTGGGATGTGTGGTTAGCCTGGTACTGGTTCTTATTTACCTTTATCTGACACCCTGCCGCTGCTGGTGCCGCAAGCAGCCACTACCTACAGCACCCAGTCCTGCAAATGAATGTAGTGCCCAGTCTTCGATCCTGACGCCTACGCCACCTGCCACCACGGAGGGTCCCGGCCGCAAGGTCAGTAACAACAAGCATGTGGTCTTTCTGGAGCCCATCAAGGAGGTACAAAATGGGAAGCCCAAGGAGGCACTGATCTCCGAGAATCCAAAGGTGCAAGTACTACGAAACAATGCTGACTCTTTCAACTCAGTCTTTTCAGACACCACTATTGTGGCATAGCATGAGGTTGTCCTCATCCCCAATCCTTCATTCCACTAAAATAGTGGGTTTTTCAATGTGGCAGTCTGCAACTTCTGCTGCCTCTCAGGACAGAGAAGGCAGAGGGCTTGACAAGCCAATTGGCAAAGCAGGGAACATAGCAAACCCAGGCAAGTAAAGAGTAGAAAGCAAAAATGGCAAAACGACAGGTAAGAAAACTGATGTAGCCATACACTGCCCTGAATATGTCCATCAAGCTTCAAACGGAAATGTGCACAGTGGTACAGGGAAAGGTATGCATGATGCTTTGGATGCCCTTTAACCCTGCTTGAGCCTTGAAAGAATGACAGCTGTACAGTAGATGCCTTGTTTAGAGCTTATATGCCTCTGCTTTGGACTGTAACCCATTATTCAACAAAAATAGCACAAGTATTATAGAGGACAGAATGtagtaattaattttttaacaagaagtctaaaatgtaaaaacaaattttatCTATATCTGTTTTTCTACTTATACTTATAATGTGCCCCTTATAAGAATTTTGGCAAATTGTGAGTGTGGAAAAGGCTGAGGGGAATCATTTACatcttgtaaatgtttttggttGACCTGTTTACCAAGTTTGTTACAGATGCGCAGTTATGTAGCCAGTACCTAACATCTATAGACCATACATTGGATTAAAGCAAACAAACTGTGTACTGGAATATACCCCTTGACATTCCACCACCCTTCCCCATCCCCCACCCCCAAACAAATGCCTTCTTTATCAGTCTCTTAATAAACCATTGTGCTTCGACTCCAGAGGTAAATGCCTTCCTCGTTATTGGTAAAAATTA
This window of the Ictalurus furcatus strain D&B chromosome 21, Billie_1.0, whole genome shotgun sequence genome carries:
- the amigo3 gene encoding amphoterin-induced protein 3; this translates as MLCAQGVAAHLMLSSLLLHLARASLPTGCLKVSDILSCSNLGLKWIPKELPVMAATLDFNHNHLSKLEEGSFTGLPHLVTLRLAYNHLSNLSPGTFRNTSSLRHLDLSSNQLSKVDNHYFQDLVGMEELLLFNNHIVRVESKVLTGLSNLRKVYLSHNLLTDFPFFSIQEHSHPFLVTLDLSSNRMAKLPVEDIAALPASVQGGLFLHNNSLICDCAMYSMFKQWEQKNFISVRDYQVEHTCLVYGEPRATVQFLEHTRFFENCTVKGQNQLGETENNVKVDVGDPVLLECKTSLKGQHLTYQWVSPHREYIVPPGNNDAMRMYANGSLEITAVRVKDSGVYWCMALDRQNLQNETWEVNITVMTHSHEPEPFNTGFTTLLGCVVSLVLVLIYLYLTPCRCWCRKQPLPTAPSPANECSAQSSILTPTPPATTEGPGRKVSNNKHVVFLEPIKEVQNGKPKEALISENPKVQVLRNNADSFNSVFSDTTIVA